A stretch of the Thermodesulfovibrionales bacterium genome encodes the following:
- a CDS encoding PAS domain-containing protein has product MNDEDKTKDELIKELVLLRRQLGGFRAFEIERKLAEEALSESEEKFRSLVESTDDSIYLVDRNYRYLYMNRKHMSRMGFGGEEYIGRMYGDFHTDEETRNFVEEIRRVFETAEPAQHEHRSKRDDKYFLRTLSPVKGPEGKTIAVSVVSKNITTLKLMEEERERLIAELQEALANIKTLKGLIPICAWCKKVRDDKGYWDEIETYVRRHSEADFTHGICATCLEELEAKENRKDKEKE; this is encoded by the coding sequence ATGAACGATGAGGATAAGACGAAGGATGAACTCATAAAGGAGTTGGTGCTTTTGCGCCGGCAACTCGGGGGGTTCAGGGCATTCGAGATAGAGCGCAAACTCGCTGAGGAGGCACTCAGCGAAAGTGAGGAGAAGTTTCGGTCCCTCGTTGAGTCTACGGATGACTCGATATACCTGGTAGACAGAAACTACCGATATCTCTATATGAACAGGAAGCACATGTCACGGATGGGTTTCGGAGGAGAAGAATATATCGGCAGGATGTACGGTGATTTTCACACCGATGAGGAGACAAGAAACTTTGTTGAAGAGATCAGGAGAGTATTTGAAACAGCAGAGCCCGCCCAGCATGAACACAGAAGCAAGAGGGACGACAAGTATTTTCTTCGGACCCTAAGCCCTGTTAAGGGACCCGAGGGGAAAACGATAGCGGTGAGTGTTGTCTCGAAAAACATCACGACCCTGAAGCTCATGGAGGAGGAGAGAGAAAGGCTTATTGCGGAACTCCAGGAAGCCCTCGCAAACATCAAGACACTGAAGGGGCTGATCCCTATTTGTGCCTGGTGCAAAAAAGTCCGCGACGACAAGGGCTATTGGGACGAAATCGAAACCTACGTCAGAAGACATTCCGAAGCTGACTTCACCCACGGCATTTGTGCCACATGTTTGGAAGAACTCGAGGCGAAAGAGAATCGGAAAGATAAGGAAAAGGAATAA